The genomic segment CCCCCCCCCCCCCCCCCCCCCCATTTGCCAAACGTTCCCAGCATGATATCCCCAGAGGTGAGGAGGATGCGTCCGGCGTAGTCCCGGATGATTTCACCGACCTTGCAGAGGCGATCCATGCGTTGTGGGTCGCCATGGACCAGGGGCAGCGCTTTGGGCATTGGAAGCTGCTGCGCTTCAACGGCCACTTCTTCCGCGACGCCGAAGTCCTGCCGCTCACCCGCGCTGATGTCGCGGTGCTGTATCAAGCCGCTCAGGCCAACTGGCAATACGTCGAGCCGACGATCTTCGGCACTCTCCTAACACGGGCGCTCGATCCGAAGGAACGCCATCGCCTTGGCGCGGAGTACACACCGCGCGAGTACGTCGAGCGCGTGGTCCGCCAGACCGTGGACGTGCCGTTGCGCGAGCGTTGGGCGCCGGTGCAGGCCCATGTGGCGGAACTGCGAGCGACGGGAAAGAAGAAAAATGCGACCGCCGCACTCAATGAATTGCGCGACTTCCACGCATGGCTGCGTGGGCTTCGCTTCCTCGATCCCGCCTGTGGCAGCGGGAATTTCTTGTACGTTTGCCTCCACCTCGTCAAACGGGTTGAGCTTGAGGTTCTGCGTGCGATCGAGGAGATCACTGGCAATCCCGAGCTGGGGATCGAGGAAGTTGGTCCCTGGCAGTTCTACGGACTTGAGGTTAAGGCATGGGCTCGGGAAATTGCCGAACTTACTCTATGGATTGGCTATCATCAGTTCTGGATGGAGCACCACAAGGGCGTCAATCCGCCGGAGCCGGTGCTCAAGGACACGGGCACGCTCGAGTTGCGCGACGCCGTGCTCGCCTGGGACGAGATCGTTGAGATTCCCGAGAAGTCGCGCCCAGATCCCACGCCGCGCCTTCGGCATCCGGTCACGGGTGAACTCGTACCCGATCCCGCAGCGCGCCTGCCGTATTATGAATATCGTGGTTCGCGTCCAGCGGAATGGCCCCACGCGGACTTCATCGTCGGAAACCCGCCTTACCTAGGGCAGGCGAGGATGCGCGATGCCTTTGGAGATGGCTACGTCGAAGCGCTCCGCAGGGCGTATCCTGCAATCACGAACAGTGCTGATCTAGTAATGTATTGGTGGCATCGTGCCGCCAGTGAGGTCGCTAGTGGGCGAACGCTGAGGACGGGGCTCCTTACGACGAACACGATTTCTCAGGGACAGAATCGACTCGTCATTGAAGCCGCCGCTGCCCGGGGCGCCTTGGTCTTGTGGACCATTCCCGATCACCCGTGGGTCGACGAACAGGACGGGGCGGCAGTGCGTGTGGCAATGACAGTGGTTGCGCGAGACGGGACGCGAGCGACGCTGGTGCGGGTTGATGATAAGGCGAACGTTCTTTCCGAACATACCGTGTCCCGCCTGAACGCAGATCTCTCAATCCATGCCGACGTTGCAGGCGCAGCAAAGACGGGGTTGCTGTCCAATCGTGGCATGTCATCGGATGGCGTGAAACTCCACGGGCAAGGTTTCCTGCTTCCAGCAGCGGAAGCAAAGACCCTAATCGAGAAAGACGAGAAATATCGGGAGGTACTCAAACCGTATCGTAACGGACGTGATATTGCCCAACACCTGCGCGACTTGTACGTGCTTGACTTTGGATTGATGCATGAATCCGAAGCCAGACGGTACCCCGTCGTCTTCGACCTTGCGCGGGCCCGGGTCAAGCCTGAACGAGACGCAAACAAGCGCGCTAGTTATCGTACCTATTGGTGGCGATTCGGAGAGCCCCGACCTGACTGGCGAGAGGCATCTCGGGGGCTGACCAGGTATGTGGCTACTGTAGATACAGCGCGCCACCGGTACTTCCTCTTCATGGAGGCAGTCACAATCTCCGATGATAAACTTGTCTGTGTAGCATCTGCGAGTTCGTATCACCTGGGCGTGCTCTCGTCAGCCGCACATGTCGTCTGGGCAACGGCGGCCGGAGGAAGGCTGGGTGTTGGGAACGATCCCGTCTACGTAAAAAGTGCCTGCTTCGACCCGTTCCCGTTTCCCGATCCTCCGAAGCAAATGCGGGAGGAGATCGGGCGTGTGGCGGAGGCGCTGGACCAGCACCGGAAGGACGCGATCGCGCGGGATGAGCGTGTGACGATGACGGGGATGTACAACGTCGTCGAGAAGCTGCGGAGTGGGGAGGCGCTCACGCCCAAGGAGCGCGCCGTGCACGAGATCGCCGCGTGCGGCGTGCTGCGCGACATGCACGACGAGCTGGACCGGTTGGTGGCGCAGGCGTACGGCTGGCCCTGGCCCATGGAGCGCGAAGAGGTGCTGGAGCGCCTGGTGGCCCTGCACGACGAGCGCGTGGAAGAGGAAAAGCGCGGCATCGTGCGGTGGCTGCGGCCGGAGTACCAGGTTCCGCGCTTCGGCGGCGGCGTGCCTGCGCCGGAAGAGCCTGCGCTGGACCTGCCCGACGAACCGGCGGCAGCAGAAGTGGTCAAAGTGGTCGATACGAAGCCCTGGCCGACGGATGCGATCGGCCAGCTAGGCGCGATCAAGGCGTACGTGTCCACCGCGCCCGCTACACCGTCCGAGGTGCGCGTGGCCTTCGCCGGCGCACCCGCAACCCTGGTTGCGCGCTACCTGGACACGCTCGCGATGGTGGGCGAGGTACGCACGCTGGCGGATGGTCGCTACCAGGCTGTCACCGAGCCGCTCTGAACGCATCCATGTCTGTCCGATTCCGCGTCGAATACACGTTTGTCATCGCGGAGCGCGGCCTCTTCGTCCTGGCCGGCGAGATCGTGGAGGGCTCCGTCCGCCCCGGGATGGTGCTGCAGGTGCCGCTCAACGACATGGTCACCATAACCGCGCCGGTGCACGGGGTGGAGGCCGTGGACGCATCGGGCCAGCGAAGCCGCACCGGGCTGACCCTCAAGTGTGAGGACGACATCGACCTGTCGCTCTGGCGCGGGCTCAACCTCGACGGCCACGTCTTCACGGTCGACGAGCCGGAATCGGAACCCCAGGAGCCGCCGAGCAAACCGTGGTGGAAGCTCTGGTGAGGATCGCCCACCACTCTTGGATTTACGGCAGGGAAAAGCTTGCGTCGGGCGGGGATTTTCGATCTACTTGGCATCTGCCTGTGTGATGCTGGCCCACCCCACCGGAACCGTCCATGATCGTTGCCCTGGCATCGCCCCGGGTCGCCCCGTCGCTCGATGACGGGCTGGAGAACGTCCGGTGGCTCATGGCCGAAGCGTCGGCGCAGGGGGCGGAGATCGTCTGCTTTCCGGAAGCCTACCTGCCGGGGCTGCGCGGAGTGGACATCGACGTGCCCCCGTTCGACCAGGCGGACCAGGACCGGGCGACGCGCGCCGTGGCGGAGCTGGCGCGGACGCACGGCATCGCCACCATCATGGGGATGGAGCGGCTGACGGATGCGGGGCGGCAGATCGTCGCCGTGGTGTTCGATGCGGACGGGCGAGACTTGGGATACCAGACCAAGAACCAGCTGGCCCCCAGCGAAGACCCGTTCTACGTGCCTGGCGACACGCGGCGGATCTTCGCGGTCAACGGCACCCGGTTCGGCGTGGCGATCTGCCACGAGGGGTGGCGCTATCCCGAGACGGTGCGGTGGGCGGCGGCGCGCGGCGCCCGGATCGTCTTCCATCCCCAGCACACCGGGAGCAACCAGGACGGCATCCGCCTGAAGGAGTGGGGCGGGGCCGACCGGCCGTACTACGAAAAGGCGATGGTGATGCGGTCCATCGAGAACACCATCTACTTCGCCAGCGTCAACTACGCGCTGCGCTTCCCGGAATCCGCCACGGCCCTCATCGACCCGGCGGGCGAGTGCCAAGCGTACCTGCCGTACGGCCAGGAGGGCGTGCTGGTGCAGTCCATCGACCCGGAAGCAGCGACCGGCCTGATCGCCAGCCGCTTTGCCCCGGCGCGCTACCAGGAATCTACCCCGACCCGATGAAACGACCGATCCTGCTGCGCCTGGCGCCTACCCTGGCGATCGCCCTGGTGCTTTCGTGCACCACGCCGACGGGCATGTGCGGGTGCCCGCCCAGCCGCAGCCACGTCGAGATCCATGGCGTGGTGCGCACCGCCGCCGGCGCGCCGGTTCCGGGCGCGGTGATGCGCGCATCGTTCTACCGCGAGCAGTGCGGTCAGGGCTTCGGCGAACCCGCGGACCAGGACACGTACCCCGCCCAGACCAACGCCGCGGGTGCGTATGAGGGCCGCTTCATCTCCTTTGGGGGGCCCAAACCGGTGTGCCTGCGGGTGAGCGCCACCCGCGGAGTGGGCACGTCCGCGGACAGCGCCATCACCGAAGGCGCGGTCGTGCAACTGCGCGACGAGGACGACACGCCGGCGCGGGTTCGGGTGGACGTCGTGTTCCCGGGAAGCTGAACGATGCCCGGATTCCGCCGGGCCGCCGTCGTCGTGCTGGCGTGCATCGCGCCGCTGGCCGCCTGCAAGCGGCAGCCGGAGCGCGGAGCCGACCCAATCGAGAAGGTAACGCACGAGCGCGGCCTGGTCTCGGTCGCAGAGCTCCCGCCCTGCCTCGATCGTCCGGAGCCGGGCCCCGGGTGGACCTCGGCCGATGTGGGTCCGTTCTCGCTGAGGCTTCCGCGCGGGTACCGCAAGGTGCAGGTGCAGGGGATCGACTCGTTCATGGGCGAGTACCGCGCGCCGGGGCGCGCGCTCCACTTCGACTACGGCCCGTACTCGTCGACGCTGCAGGAGTGGCGATCCGCGGGCGCGGGCTTCCGTTCCTGCCGAATGGAGATCGGCGGGCACCTGGCGAAGATCGTCACCGCGCGTTCGGAGAAGGAAGGCTATCTCGCGGGTGTGACCTGGCGCGAGCTGGAGAACGGCGACGAAGCAGGCGCGCTGCACCTGACGATGATCGCCACGACCGCCGACGTGGCGGGCCAGCGAGAGGCGCTGGCCGTCTTCCGCTCCGTTCGTTTCAAGAAGATGGAGTGGCCGAGCCCCTGACGCGCGGCCGTCGAGAAGCAATCAGCGCGCGCTGGCCGCCGTGCCCGCGCCCGACGTAAGTCGCGGGGCGGCACCGGTCCCCGCGAGCAGTTCCTGGTGCGCCTGGCGGTTGCGCCGCTTCATCCACGCCAGCGCGCCGCCGAACACGGCCGCGTACTCGGCGGCCAGCAGCGCGGGCAGCCCCCAGCCGATGGCGCCCATGGCCGCTGCCGCGACGCCGCCCACCACCGCCGTGCCGGTGAGAACGGCGACGAGCCCCAGCGCCACGCGCAGCCTGCGGCGATGGCGCGCCGCGCACGGCCCGCAGACCGTGCGCCCCTGCACCAGCGCGGGTGCGTCGTAGGCGGGAGCGGCGTAGTGCGGGCCCGCGCAGTCGGCGCACAGGTCCCGCTGGTTGCGCCGACGTCCGCGCCAGGAGAGGAAGCCGGCACGCACGGCGGCGGCCGCGGGAACGGAGACGAGCGCCACCAGGGCGGCGGTTTCAAGGATCATCGCGGGGAACCGGGAGCGGGTGCGGCAGGCAGGGGAAATCCAGTATGGACGTTTCGCCCGCCCCGAGCAAGTGAGCTTCGAGCCCGGCACCACCGTGCGCCGCCCTCCCCCCGGCGCGCTCCCACCGACACGAACATGGCACGAAAGATCCGGATCGATGACGCCGATGGCCGCTCAGTGGAGACGGGCGGAGCGGTGAAGACCTCCGACGTGCCGCGGTGGGGCTGGGGCTTCGTCCTGGCGTGCGCGATCATCCCCGTGTTGACCGTGGGCGGGCTGGTGCCCATCGTCATCGGCGTGGCGGGCGCGACCAGCTGCTATCGCGTCTCGCGCGACGGGAGCATTCCGCCGCGTGGGCGCATGCTGCGCTGCGCCGGCATCACCACCGCGTGCTGGGCCGCGACGGCGGCGTTCCTGGCGCTCCTGGCCGCGGCCCTCTGACCATCATCCCCCGTTCCCCCTCCTCGCCATGCCCTCACTCCTCTGGTCCATCCGGCGCCACCTGGGGATCTCCCTCCCGCTCTTCGCCCTGTACGCCCTGGCAATCGTCCTCGCGACCGGGGGCGAAGTGGACGGGCGCACTCTCGCGGTGCTGGCCGCCGTGCTCGTGCTGACGCTGCTCACCCCCGCGGCGGTGAGCGTGCTCAACCGCCGGCACCTGCGGGGCAGCTGGAGCCCGGTCCTGGCGGACGGCGAGCAGGTGCTTCACGACGGCCCGGCGGACCGGTACCAGGCGGGGTACTTCGGATGGCTGTTCCTGACCGACCGCAGGCTGGTGCTGTACCGCGTGGGCGGGAAGGAAGACCTGTCGGTGCCGCTGGCGCAGCTGGCCGAGGTGCGTGCCACCCGCTACGCCGGGATCTTCGCGACGGACCTGCGTCTGGAACTGAGGGACGGAACGGTGGAGACGCTGCAAGTGGAGGGCAGCCGGGAGTGGGCGGAGAAAGTGGAGGCCGCGCTGGCGGAAGCGCCCCGCGGCGTCCCCTCCCTCGCGCCGTGATCCATTGCGCCCATGCCACCTATTGCGTTAGGGTTCAACATCTTCCGTTTCCCGTCCCACCCGTGTTCGCCTGCCCCGCGGCACGTTCCCCGAGCGCCCGGAGGTCCCATGGCCCAATTCTGGACCCGCACCCGCAGCTTCCTGGCGGGCCTGTGGCTGGCCGTGGTGGCCGCCGAGTTCATCGTGTTCTTCGCGGTGGGGCGCATCGACAATTCCTGGGTCCTGCTGCTGTTCGCGGCGGTGCTGGTCCTTCCGCTGGTCGCGATCGACATGACGGTGCGCTGGGTTCGGCGCCCGGCCCGCAAGCGGTGGGAACGCTACGACGTGGCCGCCGGATCCGCGGCATCCGTCCGCACCGTCGTAGAAGCACCGACCGATCCACCTGCCCAGGCGCCTCCCGCGGAACGAACGCCCGGCCTCGCCTGACGCCCGAGCCTGACGTCAAAAACCCCGGCCGGAGCGCGCCAGCGTCCGTGTCGGGGTTCGTCCATTCGGGCGGATCGCCCGCAAGGACGCCCGACCCGTCACATTCCGCGCGACCAGCACGTTCTGCTCAACGCCACCTCTCCGCGAGAACCGCCCGTGCCCTTGGACGCTCCACGCATCCGCATCGAGATCCTGGAGGCGCTCGGCCACGTGCAGGCCGAGGTCGCGTCGTACTTCGGCTCGCTCGGCGCCGAGTTCAACCAGCGGACGGGGGACGCCTGGACGCCGGCCGAGCACCTGACCCACCTCGTTACCTCCGTAAACGCCGTGGCGCGGGGGCTCGCGGCTCCCAAGCTGCTGCTGCGCCTGCGCTTCGGCCGGGCGCGCGCGCCGTCGCGCTCGTACGTGCAGGTCCGCGACGCGTACCGCGCGGCGCTCGCGGCCGGGGGCAAGGCGTCGGGCGCGTTCGTGCCCCCGCCCGAGGTCGTGTCGGCCGACGACGCCGGGCGCCGCAGGGCGGAGATCCTGGCGCGGTGGGAGCGGGCGAACGCTCGGCTGCGCGGCGGGCTGGAACGCTGGACCGAGCCGCAGCTGGATGGCATCCGCATGCCGCACCCGCTGCTGGGCCGCCTGACGACGCGCGAGATGCTGTTCTTTACGCTCTACCACAACCAGCACCACGTCGCCGCCGTCCAGCGGCGCCTCGCCGCGCCGGTGGCCCCGTGACGGCGCGCGTGTTCAGGTTGTTCGACCGGATGATGGCGGGTGTCATGCAGGCCGGTTCCAGCGGCGACCGGGAGTCGTTCCCGGCACGGCTGGCCCAGGCGATCGCGTGGTGCGGGCCGCGGGCGTCGGCGAGCGATCCGCGCGGCCTGCTCAGAACCGAGATTTTTCGGCCGCCCGTGCTGGTGGTGGACCGTGCGGCCATGAGGTTCGTCCTGCACACGCGTGAGGACCGCGTGCCCCGGCATCTCCCGCCCGTGGGCGATGCCGGTGGCCTGAAAGGTGGGCGGCTGCTGGTGTACTACCCCGACGCCGACCTGTCCGACGGCGCCGCCGAGGTGGAGAGCGGCGGATTTTTCGACCTCACCAACACCCCGCCGTGGGATACCTGGGCCGGGTTGTTCGTGGATGAAGGTGCCCGCAGGGTCAGCGGCAGGGGCGTATACCTGGTGTCGTGGGTGCCCCCCGTGTTGATTCCGCACGCGCAGGCCGGCATCGAGGTGAACCCCGAGGGCTGCATCGCCTGGCTGGACAGCGTCGCGACGCCCCTCGGTACCGAGCTTCGCGCGCGTGGGATCCTGGGATAAAGACCGTGGTGATGCTTCCGTTCGACCGCTTCGTCGATGCCCTCATCTGGCTGGGCGCCCTCTGCTGGTGGCCACCAGCCTATCACCGAACACCGGCGCCGAAAGCTGGGTGCGGTGCTCGTTCGCCTGCCGCGTGGGCACACGCAGTGGGCGTTCCTCGTCACAGGAGCCGTGCAACTGCTCGTTGCAGTGATCACGTTCAGGCCGCGCGTTCCGACGATTGCGCTCGTGCCCGCCTGCCTGGGTGCTTTCTTCATCGTCGCTGCGGGGTGGAGAACGTGTGGCCGTGGCGCGAGGTGGAGTATTACGACTGGGAGGGGAAGGACCGCGGAACGCTGCGCCTGCGCCTGTGCTGGAAGTGGTGGTTCCGCACTTCGGGCGCGGTGCCCGTGCCCGCGGACCAGCGCGAGGCCGTCGCGCATCCTGCACCCGTACGCGCCCAACGCCAAGCCGACCACGGGCTTCGGTTAGAACAGCGTGTAGATGAACGGCGCCAGTGCGGAGCCCTGCGTAAGCACCATCAGCATGCCCAGCAGCAGCATGAAGATGATGATGGGCATCAGCACCCACCGCTTGCGGGCGCGGATGAAGCCGAAGAGCAACCTCAGCCTGGATTGCGATGCCATGGAGCCTTCCTTTCCGGGGGTGATGCGGGTCAGTACGGCTTGTCGGGGCGGGTGGCGGGGCCGCCGGCTTCCACCCGCTCCCAGTACGAGGCGCGCGACGGGTCGGCCTTCAGCGACAGGCGGTCCTTGCCCAGCAGCCGCAGCACGATGGCGATGGGCGTAACGATCAGAAAGTAGCTCAGCGCCAGCAGGACGAAGGTGCTCACGATGGAGATCTTCATCGCGAACGCCATCCACCACCGCTCCACCGGCCGCAGCACCCCCGGCGCCACCAGCCCCAGCACCAGGAACACCGCGCCGATCCCCAGCATCCAGGGCGCCGCCGGCCGCCCGCGCCACAGCAGGAATCCGCCGATCAGCGCCAGCGGGGCCGCCATCACCAAGCCGAACCTGCGCAGGTCGGCGGCCGTCTTTTCCCGGTTCTTCATCGCCCCCTCAATCCAGCTCGAGCCGGGCGCGCCAGTCCGCGTCGTCGGCCAGCGGCGGCTGCTCGGCCTTCAGCAGCACCATGTCCTCCAGCACCAGCGCGTCCATCCCCGTGCGCATGAAGCAGACGTACGCGTCCTCCGGCGTGCAGACGATGGGCTCGCCGCGCACGTTGAACGAGGTGTTGATCACCACGCCGTAGCCCGTGCGCTTCTTCACCTCCTCGAGCAGGCGATGGTAGCGCGGGTGGTCGCGCGGGTCCACCGTCTGGATGCGCGCCGAGTAGTCGACGTGCGTGACCGCCGGCACTACGCTGCGCGGCACGTTCAGCTTGTCGATCCCGAACAGCCCTCGGTCCTCGTCCGTCGCCGCCGTCCGGTACCTCTCCCGCACGGGGGCCACGAGCATCATGTACGGCGACTCGCGATCCAGCTCGAACAGCTCCGCTGCGTCTTCGCGCAGGCACGACGGGGCGAAGGGGCGGAACGATTCGCGGTACTTGATCTTCAGGTTCATCACCGACTGCATGCGGGTGCTGCGCGCATCGCCCAAAATGCTGCGCGCCCCCAGCGCCCGCGGGCCGAACTCCATCTGCCCCGCGAACCAGCCGACGACGCTCCCCTCCGCGATCAGCCCCGCCGCCACCCCGGCCGCCTCGTCCCCGGCGTAGCGGCGATATGGGACGCCCTTCTCGCGCAGCCACGCCTCGATCCCGTCCGGCTCGAACGCCGGCCCCAGGAACGAGCCCCGCTGGGCGTCGCGCCCCGGGTGGACCGTCCGCGGCTGGTCCAGCACCTGGTGCCAGGCGAAGAGCGCGGCCCCCAGCGCTCCGCCCGCGTCGCCCGCCGCGGGCTGGATCCAGATGTCGTCGAAGATCCCTTCGCGCAGGATGCGGCCGTTGCCCACGCAGTTCAGCGCCACGCCGCCGGCCAGGCACAGGTTGCGCTCGCCCGTCTCCTTCCGAACGTGGCGCGCGGTACGGAGCATCAGCTCTTCGGTGACGTCCTGGATGGAGCGCGCCAGGTCCATCTCGCGCTGCGTCAGCGGCGACTCGGGGGTGCGCGGCGGCGCGCCGAAGAGCTGGTGAAAGCTCTCCGACGTCATCGTGAGGCCCCGCGTGTAGTTGAAGTGCTTCATGTTCAGCCGGAACGAGCCGTCCTCGCGAACGTCCATCAGCTCGTCCATGATCAGCCTGGCGTACTTGGGCTCGCCGTACGGAGCCAGCCCCATCACCTTGTACTCGCCGGAGTTCACGCGGAATCCCAGGTAGTACGTCATCGCCGAGTACAGCAGCCCCAGGCTGTGGGGAAACTTCATCTCGTACTGCAGGTCCACGTGGTTGCCGGCGCCCACGCCCCACGAGGCGGTGGCCCACTCGCCCACGCCGTCGAAGGTGATGACCGCCGCGCGTTCGAACGGTGACGGGAAGAACGCCGACGCCGCGTGCGATTGGTGGTGCTCGGGATACAGCAGGTCGCGGTCGATGCCCAGCTCGTCCTGCACCACGTCGCCCATCCACAGCTTTTCCTTCAGCCACAGCGGCATCGCCTTCACCCACGACGAAAAGCCGGATGGCGCGTAGGCCAGGTACGTTTCCAGCAGCCGCTCGAACTTGAGCCAGGGCTTGTCGTAGAACGCCACGTGGTCCAGCTGCTCCGCCGTGATCCCCGCCTCGCGCAGGCAGTACTCCACGGCGCCGCTGGGAAAGGCCGCATCGTGCTTACGTCGCGTGAACCGCTCTTCCTGTGCGGCCGCGACGATCTCGCCGTCCCGCACCAGGCAGGCGGCGGAATCGTGGTAGAACGCGGAGATGCCCAGGATGTGAATGGCCATTCGGGATGCGGTGGGGGAGCGGGTCGGGTGTGGTTTGATGTCGCGGTGGCCGCCATGAAGGCCGCAGGGTCCGCCCGGTGGGGTGGAGGTGCGACTGGATGCCATCCGAGCCGCAAGTCCGCACGGGCGAATGAATTCGCTGCAACAAACACACGAAGTCCGCCTTCGCGGACTGGCTTGCCCGGGTGTCGGTCGAAGCCAGGCGCGCGCCCGGAAGGTGGTGCAGTTCTCCCCCTCTCCCGCTTGCGAGAGAGGGGGCCGGGGGGAGAGGGCAGCCGGGGCTCGCACGGCCCTCTCCGAAGCGCTCGGACCTGCGTTTTTGGAACGCCCGCGGCCGCGGGCGAATGAATTCGCTGCAACGACCACACGAAGTCCGCCTTCGCGGACTGGCCTGCTGTGGTGCAGGGGCGCCGGTGTGGCGCGCCCATGCTTTCGCCCAGCCAAGTGTATTCTACAAGGATTTTCGCGCGGCCACAGGTGCGCGGGCTTTCCAGGCCTTGCGCGCGGGGGTGGGGTGCCTGAGCTTGGGACGACTCGCGCGCACTTTCCTCGCGATCCCCTTCCTCCTCTCCCGCGTGAAATGACGGCATCACCAGCGAGCATCACGTGGCGGGTGGAGGTTGGCGCGGACGCGGTCACGGCCGTGTACGAAGCCGCGGGGGATGCGCGTGGCGTGTTCGTGTTCGCGCATGGTGCCGGTGGCCGGATGGATGATGCCGGGATGCTGAGGCTGTCTGCGGCATTCCGCGCGCGCGGCTTGTCCACCGTGCGGTTCAACTTCGTGTATCGCGAGAAGGGGTCGGGCCGGCCGGACCCCATGCCGCGGCTGATGGAGTGCGTGTCGGCCGTCGTGGCGCGGGTGCGCGACGAGGTTGGCCCGCCGCT from the Longimicrobium sp. genome contains:
- a CDS encoding DUF5989 family protein, which translates into the protein MASQSRLRLLFGFIRARKRWVLMPIIIFMLLLGMLMVLTQGSALAPFIYTLF
- a CDS encoding carbon-nitrogen hydrolase family protein; its protein translation is MIVALASPRVAPSLDDGLENVRWLMAEASAQGAEIVCFPEAYLPGLRGVDIDVPPFDQADQDRATRAVAELARTHGIATIMGMERLTDAGRQIVAVVFDADGRDLGYQTKNQLAPSEDPFYVPGDTRRIFAVNGTRFGVAICHEGWRYPETVRWAAARGARIVFHPQHTGSNQDGIRLKEWGGADRPYYEKAMVMRSIENTIYFASVNYALRFPESATALIDPAGECQAYLPYGQEGVLVQSIDPEAATGLIASRFAPARYQESTPTR
- a CDS encoding carbamoyltransferase, with amino-acid sequence MAIHILGISAFYHDSAACLVRDGEIVAAAQEERFTRRKHDAAFPSGAVEYCLREAGITAEQLDHVAFYDKPWLKFERLLETYLAYAPSGFSSWVKAMPLWLKEKLWMGDVVQDELGIDRDLLYPEHHQSHAASAFFPSPFERAAVITFDGVGEWATASWGVGAGNHVDLQYEMKFPHSLGLLYSAMTYYLGFRVNSGEYKVMGLAPYGEPKYARLIMDELMDVREDGSFRLNMKHFNYTRGLTMTSESFHQLFGAPPRTPESPLTQREMDLARSIQDVTEELMLRTARHVRKETGERNLCLAGGVALNCVGNGRILREGIFDDIWIQPAAGDAGGALGAALFAWHQVLDQPRTVHPGRDAQRGSFLGPAFEPDGIEAWLREKGVPYRRYAGDEAAGVAAGLIAEGSVVGWFAGQMEFGPRALGARSILGDARSTRMQSVMNLKIKYRESFRPFAPSCLREDAAELFELDRESPYMMLVAPVRERYRTAATDEDRGLFGIDKLNVPRSVVPAVTHVDYSARIQTVDPRDHPRYHRLLEEVKKRTGYGVVINTSFNVRGEPIVCTPEDAYVCFMRTGMDALVLEDMVLLKAEQPPLADDADWRARLELD
- a CDS encoding class I SAM-dependent DNA methyltransferase — translated: MDQGQRFGHWKLLRFNGHFFRDAEVLPLTRADVAVLYQAAQANWQYVEPTIFGTLLTRALDPKERHRLGAEYTPREYVERVVRQTVDVPLRERWAPVQAHVAELRATGKKKNATAALNELRDFHAWLRGLRFLDPACGSGNFLYVCLHLVKRVELEVLRAIEEITGNPELGIEEVGPWQFYGLEVKAWAREIAELTLWIGYHQFWMEHHKGVNPPEPVLKDTGTLELRDAVLAWDEIVEIPEKSRPDPTPRLRHPVTGELVPDPAARLPYYEYRGSRPAEWPHADFIVGNPPYLGQARMRDAFGDGYVEALRRAYPAITNSADLVMYWWHRAASEVASGRTLRTGLLTTNTISQGQNRLVIEAAAARGALVLWTIPDHPWVDEQDGAAVRVAMTVVARDGTRATLVRVDDKANVLSEHTVSRLNADLSIHADVAGAAKTGLLSNRGMSSDGVKLHGQGFLLPAAEAKTLIEKDEKYREVLKPYRNGRDIAQHLRDLYVLDFGLMHESEARRYPVVFDLARARVKPERDANKRASYRTYWWRFGEPRPDWREASRGLTRYVATVDTARHRYFLFMEAVTISDDKLVCVASASSYHLGVLSSAAHVVWATAAGGRLGVGNDPVYVKSACFDPFPFPDPPKQMREEIGRVAEALDQHRKDAIARDERVTMTGMYNVVEKLRSGEALTPKERAVHEIAACGVLRDMHDELDRLVAQAYGWPWPMEREEVLERLVALHDERVEEEKRGIVRWLRPEYQVPRFGGGVPAPEEPALDLPDEPAAAEVVKVVDTKPWPTDAIGQLGAIKAYVSTAPATPSEVRVAFAGAPATLVARYLDTLAMVGEVRTLADGRYQAVTEPL
- a CDS encoding SxtJ family membrane protein, producing the protein MKNREKTAADLRRFGLVMAAPLALIGGFLLWRGRPAAPWMLGIGAVFLVLGLVAPGVLRPVERWWMAFAMKISIVSTFVLLALSYFLIVTPIAIVLRLLGKDRLSLKADPSRASYWERVEAGGPATRPDKPY
- a CDS encoding DinB family protein, which codes for MPLDAPRIRIEILEALGHVQAEVASYFGSLGAEFNQRTGDAWTPAEHLTHLVTSVNAVARGLAAPKLLLRLRFGRARAPSRSYVQVRDAYRAALAAGGKASGAFVPPPEVVSADDAGRRRAEILARWERANARLRGGLERWTEPQLDGIRMPHPLLGRLTTREMLFFTLYHNQHHVAAVQRRLAAPVAP